Genomic segment of Sphingopyxis lindanitolerans:
TGGGACTCAGGCCAAATGACTGCCGTAGATCATTGGCTTTTATATGAACGTCGATGATCTGCCCCGGGATGTCCGGACCGTCGAACATGTGACCGATAAGGTCCAAAATATACTCGCGGTCGCGTAGCAAAACGGCTGCAAAAACAGCGTCTTTGCTAGGAAAATAATAATAAAGATGGCCCGGCCGCATTCCGGCCTCGCGGCAGATGTCGTTGATACTCGTTTTCGCGATACCTTTGAGTTCCAAGCAATGCACCGCGGCATCGAGGATTCTCGCACGCTGTACCTCCGTGTTCCCCGCATCGACTCTGCGCACGCTCACTCCCCTATCTGTTGCCGACCGCGATCGCACCGACGTGTCTTTGATGAACGATTATCGTTCTTGACAAGAGGACCCTAGTCGCTGTTTATAGTTTGAGCAATCACTCTAATTATAAATTGAGTCGCGAGGCGACCGCCGCAGGGGATGAAGGGCCATGATGAGGAATATCCACAAGACCACATACTTGCTTTTGTTGGGGACCGCCGCGCTTGCTGGGATAGCAGAGAGCGCGCACGCTCAGGAAGCGAACCGCGCGGGCAATTCCGCAGAGCCGAGTGATGAAATCGTCGTCACCGCCAACCGCCGCGAGGAATCGGTACAGGATGTGCCGAGCGCAATCACCGCAATCTCGCAAGCGCAAATCGAGGCGCGCGGTATGGACAGTTTCGAGGGCTTTGCCCGTTCGGTTCCCGGCCTGACGATGAACCAGGCGACCAAGAATCGGGCCTCCTTCAACATTCGCGGCATCGCCACCAACACGAACGGTACCGCCAACACGCAGGATCCGGTTTCGGTCTATGTCAACGACACGCCAGTCACCGACACCTTTGGCGCTCCCGTCCAGCCGGATCTCAGATTGTTCGATGTGGAGCGGATCGAAGTGCTGCGAGGCCCTCAGGGCACGTTGTTCGGTTCGGGCTCGTTGGGCGGTACGATCCGTATCATCACCAACAAGCCTGACGCTGGCAAGTTCGAGGCGGCGGGCCGTGTTGATCTGGGCACGTCCGATGGCGGTGCATTCCGCCAGCGCTACGATGCCATGGTCAATGTGCCACTGGTCGAGGACCGCTTGGCCCTGCGTGTTGTCGGCTATTATCGCGACGAGGAAGGCTGGGTCGAGAATGTCGCGCTCGGCACCCGGAACGACAGCGTCGATTGGGGTGGGCGCGCCGCGTTGCGCTGGACGCCTACCCACGCCCTCACGATAAAGGCCGAGGCCTTCCATCAGGAAAGTGACCCCCAGGAAGGCGACGGCTGGAATCCTGCGGTGGGCAAGTTCAAGAAGGCATCCCCCATCGCCGAGGGGCGTCCGCTGAACCTGTCCAATTACAACCTGGCGATCGACTATGATATCGAAGGTTTCGCAACGCTGACTTCGTCATCGACCTATCAGAAGAGCAAAACGAATTTCCGGTACGAATATGGTCAGTTTCTCGGCCCCAACACACCGACCTTCATCATGGACCCGGGCCCTTGGACGTCGCGGTTCCAGGTGCAGGAGTTGCGGTTGGTTTCGAACACCGAGTCCCGGCTTCAGTGGGTGTTCGGCGCCTTCTATATCAATCGTAAAAGCAGCATTCCGGACTACGCGATCGTGGCGCCGGGGCTGGATGCGTTCTTCGGCGGCATTCTCGGCAGCGATTCCTATTTCGACTCGGATCTCACGATAAAGTCGACCGAACTCGCCGGTTATGCCGACGGCTCCTATGAGATCGCCGCTGGTCTGAAGCTGCGCGGCGGTGTCCGCGTCTTCCACACTACCGCCGACTATATCGAGAAGGATCGCGTCGCATTCAATTTCGCGACGTTCAGCTATGATCCGCCGCTCAGTTTCTCCAATTCCTCGAAGGGTACCCACACCACCTGGCGAACCGGGTTCTCCTACGAGCCAAACAGCGACCTGCTGTTCTACGGCAACGTCAGCAAGGGTTTCCGTGTCGGCCAGGTCAACGCCAATTTCGGGCCAAGCCCGATCGACCCCGACGACTATGTGATCCCCGAGGGCTATGACCCCGACAGCACGATCAACTACGAGATCGGCGCCAAGACCAGTTTTCTGAACGGTAGAGTGACGCTGAATGCAACCGGATTCTATATCGACTGGGACAACATCCAGATCGATGGATTGCGCATCTCCGATGGCCTCTCATTCATCGCCAATGCCGGCAAGGCAACGGTGAAGGGTTTCGAGTTCGAGATGACGGCGCGGCCGGCACGGGGTTTCAATGTCTATGCCACGGTAACAGTACAGGACGGTAAGATCGAACGCATACCGACCAACATTGTCGTGCCCGCAGCGGTCGGCGACAGGCTGCCCGGCCTGGCCCGGTGGAAACTTTCGGGCGGTGCCGAATATCGCTGGACGGTGGGCACCGACACCGAAGCCTACGCCCGGATAGATGGCCAGTTCACCGACAATTCGCCGAACACCTTTGCCAATAGCGGCCTCAACCCGCTGTTTGCGAGCAATGCCGCCTACTCGACCCTCCAAGCCGCAATCGGCATCGACACCGAGTGGGGGAATGTCGCGGTCTATGGTGAGAACCTGACCAACAATGACAGCATCATTTTGAAGAACCTCTTTCTCCCGAACAGTTACACGACGCTTCGACCGCGGACATTCGGTCTGCGGGTCACCTATCGCCATTGATGCATCGGGATATTGAAGGCGTTTGAACGTGACCGAAAACAGCGCGCGCGCATCCTATCCGAGCATGGCGCG
This window contains:
- a CDS encoding TetR/AcrR family transcriptional regulator, which gives rise to MRRVDAGNTEVQRARILDAAVHCLELKGIAKTSINDICREAGMRPGHLYYYFPSKDAVFAAVLLRDREYILDLIGHMFDGPDIPGQIIDVHIKANDLRQSFGLSPITRIELTTYLSRVDHLDDLLQGGTIERVPTRAMTLATQAAIADGRLPGKTDVVAFVDAIILVWQGLSYSRITPDLDPVRLGQSARQLLEAQLVAWAEPGIGNG
- a CDS encoding TonB-dependent receptor, encoding MMRNIHKTTYLLLLGTAALAGIAESAHAQEANRAGNSAEPSDEIVVTANRREESVQDVPSAITAISQAQIEARGMDSFEGFARSVPGLTMNQATKNRASFNIRGIATNTNGTANTQDPVSVYVNDTPVTDTFGAPVQPDLRLFDVERIEVLRGPQGTLFGSGSLGGTIRIITNKPDAGKFEAAGRVDLGTSDGGAFRQRYDAMVNVPLVEDRLALRVVGYYRDEEGWVENVALGTRNDSVDWGGRAALRWTPTHALTIKAEAFHQESDPQEGDGWNPAVGKFKKASPIAEGRPLNLSNYNLAIDYDIEGFATLTSSSTYQKSKTNFRYEYGQFLGPNTPTFIMDPGPWTSRFQVQELRLVSNTESRLQWVFGAFYINRKSSIPDYAIVAPGLDAFFGGILGSDSYFDSDLTIKSTELAGYADGSYEIAAGLKLRGGVRVFHTTADYIEKDRVAFNFATFSYDPPLSFSNSSKGTHTTWRTGFSYEPNSDLLFYGNVSKGFRVGQVNANFGPSPIDPDDYVIPEGYDPDSTINYEIGAKTSFLNGRVTLNATGFYIDWDNIQIDGLRISDGLSFIANAGKATVKGFEFEMTARPARGFNVYATVTVQDGKIERIPTNIVVPAAVGDRLPGLARWKLSGGAEYRWTVGTDTEAYARIDGQFTDNSPNTFANSGLNPLFASNAAYSTLQAAIGIDTEWGNVAVYGENLTNNDSIILKNLFLPNSYTTLRPRTFGLRVTYRH